A single Macaca mulatta isolate MMU2019108-1 chromosome 15, T2T-MMU8v2.0, whole genome shotgun sequence DNA region contains:
- the LOC114672877 gene encoding protein PAPPAS, which translates to MRYGFVRKKHRGLFLTTVAVLPIWNPISEFVKWYKSHKLSQHCIRICGHLCQKHLDMFLNVIGQRWPIDVFSSVFDHQLSATGSDIIWWFLKLFLVPFFFLEKRL; encoded by the exons ATGAGATATGGTTTTGTGAGGAAGAAGCATAGAGGATTATTCTTAACAACTGTGGCAGTCTTGCCAATATGGAACCCAATTTCAGAGTTTGTGAAATGGTATAAGTCTCATAAACTATCTCAGCACTGCATCCGTATTTGTGGGCACCTGTGCCAAAAGCACCT cgaTATGTTTCTTAATGTAATTGGCCAGAGATGGCCAATAGATGTCTTCTCAAGTGTTTTTGATCACCAGTTAAGTGCTACTGGGAGTGATATAATATGGTGGTTTCTAAAGTTATTTTTggtcccatttttttttcttgaaaaaagaCTATGA